The Gemmatimonadales bacterium genome includes a region encoding these proteins:
- a CDS encoding protein kinase: MTSPTPVERLTSALADRYQIERELGQGGMATVYLAHDVRHNRKVALKVLRPELAAILGGDRFLKEIQLTANLQHPHILPLHDSGEAGGVVYYVMPFVEGESLRDRLAREKQLPVEDAVRIATEVAGALD; the protein is encoded by the coding sequence ATGACCAGCCCCACCCCCGTCGAGCGTCTGACCTCGGCCCTGGCCGATCGCTACCAGATCGAGCGCGAGCTGGGCCAGGGCGGCATGGCCACCGTGTACCTCGCCCACGACGTGCGGCACAACCGCAAGGTCGCGCTCAAGGTCCTGCGCCCCGAGCTGGCCGCCATCCTGGGCGGTGATCGGTTCCTCAAGGAGATCCAGCTCACCGCCAACCTCCAGCACCCGCACATCCTGCCCCTCCACGACTCGGGCGAGGCCGGCGGCGTGGTGTACTACGTCATGCCCTTCGTCGAGGGCGAGAGCCTGCGGGACCGCCTGGCGCGCGAGAAACAGCTTCCGGTGGAAGATGCGGTCCGCATCGCGACCGAAGTGGCCGGCGCGCTCGACTA